DNA from Oncorhynchus nerka isolate Pitt River unplaced genomic scaffold, Oner_Uvic_2.0 unplaced_scaffold_4850, whole genome shotgun sequence:
GCGACTAATCTCTCTTTGGCAATAAACgtcaaaatgaatgacagatttctttaGTTTTAATTCGGACTTTTGAGGAAGCGTATATCATCAGTCCCTCCTGTTTCAGCAGGTCAGGCTGAGCTGAGTGGTGGGTATGGAACCTGGCAGTATGGAACCTGGCGGTATGGAACCTGGCGGTGTGGAACCTGGCGGTGTGGAACCTGGCGGTGTGGAACCTGGCGGTGTGGAACCTGGCAGTATGGAACCTGGCAGTAAGGAACCTGGCGGTGTGGAACCGGGGAGTATGGAACCTAGCAGTATGGAACCTGGCGGTGTGGAACCGGGGAGTATGGAACCCGGCAGTATGGAACCGGGAAGTGTGGAACCTGGCAGTGTGGAACCTGCCAGTATGGAACCCGGCAGTATGGAACCTGGGTGTGTGGAACCGTCCAGAGGTGTGGAACCGTCCAGAGGTGTGGAACCCGCCAGTGTTGACAGTCTGAAGGTTCTGTATCAGAGCTGTGACTACATCATAGTGGATAAGCACTGGGACATCCGCATCGACAGCAAGATGTGGTACGAGAAACACACTGTCCAGAAACAGCTGGGACTCCGCTTCCCTGAGCTGGCCGACCCTGGGACGTACTATGGATTCAGGTAAGAGAAACACACGGTCCAGAGACAGCTGGGGCTGAGCTGGCCGACCCTGGGACGTACTATGGATTCAGGTAAGAGAAACACACGGTCCAGAGACAGCTGGGGCTGAGCTGGCCGACCCTGGGACGTACTATGGATTCAGGTAAGAGAAACACACGGTCTAGAGACAGCTGGggctgagctctctctctctctctctctctgtctctctctgtctctctctctctctctgtctctctctctgtctctctctgtctctctctgtctctctctctccccctctctctcggtctctgtctctctctctgtctctctctctctgtctctctctctctctctctctgtctctctctctctctctctctctctctctatctatctatctatctatctacatttacatttacatttaagtcatttagcagacgctcttatccagagcgacttacaaaattggtgcgttcaccttaagacatccagtggaacagacactttacaatagtgcatctaaatattttaagggggtgagaaggattactttatcctatcctaggtattcctgaaagaggtggggtttcaggtgtctccggaaggtggtgattgactccgctgtcctggcgtcgtgaggggagtttgttccaccattgggggccagagcagcgaacagttttgactgggctgcgcaggaactgtacttcctcagtggtagggaggcgagcaggccagaggtggatgaacgcagtgcccttgtttgggtgtagggcctgatcagagcctggaggtactgaggtgccgttcccctcacagctccgtaggcaagcaccatggtcttgtagcggataagcggcttcaactggaagccagtggagagagcggaggagcggggtgacgtgagaacttgggaaggttgaacaccagacgggctgcggcgttctggatgagttgtaggggtttaatggcacaggcagggagcccagccaacagcgagttgcagtaatccagacgggagatgacaagtgcctggattaggacctgagctgcttcctgtgtgaggcagggtcgtactctgcggatgttgtagagcatgaacctacaagaacgggccaccgccttgatgttagttgagaacgacagggtgt
Protein-coding regions in this window:
- the LOC135566459 gene encoding ejaculatory bulb-specific protein 1-like, producing the protein MEPGSMEPGGMEPGGVEPGGVEPGGVEPGGVEPGSMEPGSKEPGGVEPGSMEPSSMEPGGVEPGSMEPGSMEPGSVEPGSVEPASMEPGSMEPGCVEPSRGVEPSRGVEPASVDSLKVLYQSCDYIIVDKHWDIRIDSKMWYEKHTVQKQLGLRFPELADPGTYYGFRFCHQLTTPPVVLCGSTRLLLATTVLKTAELLALPST